Genomic segment of Deinococcus sp. YIM 134068:
ATCGTGATGGTGGAGTGGCTGGAGACCTTCCTGGGCCGCTACCCCGGCGCGGTCCTCGCCATCAGCCACGACCGCGCCTTCCTCGACGCCGTGACGCGCGAGACGGCGTACCTGCGGGGCGGTGGGCTGAAGGTCTATCCCGGCGGCTACACGACCTTCCGCGAAACGCTGGCTGCCGATCTGGAACGGCAGGCGGCGCAGGCGGCGCAGGACGCCAAACAGATCGCCACGCTTCAGGCCAGCGCCGACCGGATGAAGATTTGGGGTCTGGGCATGAGCAAGCTCGCCCGCCGCGCGAAGGCCATGCAGGCGCGCGTGGACCGGATGCAGGCCCGCGCCACCGCCGCCCCGCCCGCCGAGGAGCGCACCACTCGCATCACCTTCCACGCGCCCCCAAGCGGGGACGTGGTCCTCGACGCCCGGCACGTGACCCGCCGCGTCGCGGGCCGGACCCTCTTCGCGGGCGTGAACGTCCAACTGCGCCGGGGCGACCGCGTGGCGATCATCGGGCGCAACGGGGCGGGGAAGACGACGCTACTGCGCGTCCTGCTCGGATTGGACCGGGCGGACGATCCCCGTGCCCACGTCCTGACGGGTGCCCGCGTCTCCGTCGGTTACTACGATCAGGCGTTGCGCGGCGTGGACCCCTCGCAGACCCTGTACGACGTGGCGCGCGAGTACGTCCAGAAGGACCCGGAGGCGCACGACCTCCTCGGCACGTTCATGTTTCCCTACGACCAGCACGACAAGCGGGCGGCCATCCTCTCCGGCGGCGAGCGGGCGCGGCTGGCGCTGCTCAAGCTCGCGCAGGAGGACCACAACCTCCTCGTGCTCGACGAGCCGACGAACCACCTCGACATGGAGATGGTGGAGGGGCTGGAGGACGCGCTGACCGCCTACGCGGGCACCCTCGTCATGGTGAGCCACGACCGCGCCTTCATCGAGGGGCTGGCCGACCGCATCTGGCTGATCGAGGACGGGCACTTCTACGAGTATCCCGGCTGGGCCGACTACAAGGCCAGGCACCGCCCGGCGCAGGCGGAGGCCCCGGCGGAGGTCAAGCCCGCGCCCAGGCCCACCGCGCCGAGGGGCAAGGGCCTGTGGCACCTCAAGCGCGAAGTGGAGGCCATCGAGGCGGACATTGCGCGGCTGGAGGCAGATTTGATGGACGCACAGGCCGCGCTAGCCTCCGCCCCACCGGACGCCGATTTCGCCACGCTGGGCCGGGCCGCCCACGACCTCGAAGTGCAGTTGGAGGCGCGGATGGAAGCCTGGGGCGCGAAGCAGGCGGAGGTGGAGGCGCGGGGGGGGTAGGGCCGTAGACTTCGGCCATGAACTGCAGCTTCGGGAAGATGTGGCTGACGCTCTGTGGGTTGTCCCTCCCCTCGTGGGGGCTGGCCGCCTCTCCGGGTTTCGTCTCGTGCGGCTATACCCTGCCGCAGGGCGTCCGGGTAAATTGCAACAACTCGGTCGTAACGATCAGCGTCAACATGCGAACGTGGCACCACCGCTATGAGGGGGATTCTCCAGAGACGAAGCTGGTCTTCGGACGCTATCTCATGCTTCGGGCCACCAACAGTGGGGCGTTGACCTACACCATGACCTACCTCTTCGACCTACGTACCAGGACGAAGGTGCTTGTAACAGAGATGGAATCTCTCTACGAGGACAAGCAGCGTCTCGTCTTCATGCCTCTGAATGTTAGTTCTGATGATTGGGCCTCCAGACCGGAGATTGGCATTTTCAAGGCGGGCGGTAAGGGATTGAGGCTATACGTCTATGACATCCATCCCCGTCCTTCTTGCGGTTTCTCACGGGACGATGTGATGGTGCTGGAACGAGAGGATTTCATTGGTTCTGCGAAGGGCTTTTCCTTCATCCGCGAGGACAAATGCGGGCGTTTCGTGATTAGCAAG
This window contains:
- the abc-f gene encoding ribosomal protection-like ABC-F family protein; protein product: MLVAAVDASKEYGPLTVLAGVSFAVQPGDRVGLVGRNGAGKSTLLKLLTGELSPDGGTVRRAPGVRVRALTQDPTFPEGATVEAVLEAAFHDLDALEAELERAAAAMADGTPESVLHHEELLEHYARRGGYERRSRREAVTLAFGFRGREQEPASALSGGERTRLGLAALLVENPDVLLLDEPTNHLDIVMVEWLETFLGRYPGAVLAISHDRAFLDAVTRETAYLRGGGLKVYPGGYTTFRETLAADLERQAAQAAQDAKQIATLQASADRMKIWGLGMSKLARRAKAMQARVDRMQARATAAPPAEERTTRITFHAPPSGDVVLDARHVTRRVAGRTLFAGVNVQLRRGDRVAIIGRNGAGKTTLLRVLLGLDRADDPRAHVLTGARVSVGYYDQALRGVDPSQTLYDVAREYVQKDPEAHDLLGTFMFPYDQHDKRAAILSGGERARLALLKLAQEDHNLLVLDEPTNHLDMEMVEGLEDALTAYAGTLVMVSHDRAFIEGLADRIWLIEDGHFYEYPGWADYKARHRPAQAEAPAEVKPAPRPTAPRGKGLWHLKREVEAIEADIARLEADLMDAQAALASAPPDADFATLGRAAHDLEVQLEARMEAWGAKQAEVEARGG